Proteins from one Listeria weihenstephanensis genomic window:
- a CDS encoding LD-carboxypeptidase: MLQNGDMIGLVGCSNGRKREQEKDIDRVEELLAKNFGLSLIRATTIFETENRMPQQRAEALLNMYRNPEIKAIFDISGGDLANEILPYLDFEVIKAANKPFIGYSDLTVVLNAIYAKTGILGYNYQLLHLAGNESELQLRQFENTFLKGKKTIIPYEIIRTGTKMSGEIIGGNIRCLLKLAGTEYLPSPTGKIILLEAMSGDRNKIATYLAQLDQIGYLKEASGVILGTFSEMDELGRSDEVVEMVQEYAKRYDKFLLKTPAVGHNTDAHPLPLGQILEF, translated from the coding sequence ATGTTGCAAAATGGAGATATGATTGGCTTGGTGGGCTGTTCTAATGGGCGAAAGCGAGAGCAAGAAAAAGATATAGATCGTGTGGAGGAATTGCTTGCCAAGAATTTTGGTTTGAGCCTGATTCGAGCGACAACAATTTTTGAAACAGAAAATAGAATGCCGCAACAGCGCGCGGAAGCCCTCTTAAATATGTATCGAAATCCAGAAATCAAGGCGATTTTCGATATTTCTGGTGGCGATTTAGCGAATGAAATCTTGCCATATCTTGATTTTGAGGTCATTAAAGCGGCGAATAAACCGTTTATCGGATACAGTGATTTAACGGTTGTTTTGAACGCGATTTATGCGAAAACGGGTATTTTAGGTTATAACTATCAATTACTTCATTTGGCGGGAAATGAGTCGGAATTGCAGTTACGCCAGTTCGAAAACACCTTTTTGAAAGGGAAAAAAACGATAATTCCGTATGAAATAATACGAACGGGCACGAAGATGTCAGGCGAGATTATTGGCGGAAATATTCGGTGTTTGTTGAAACTTGCAGGAACGGAGTATCTTCCTAGTCCGACGGGGAAAATTATTCTACTCGAAGCGATGAGCGGGGATCGTAATAAAATCGCGACTTATCTCGCGCAACTAGATCAAATCGGCTATTTAAAAGAAGCAAGTGGCGTTATATTGGGAACCTTTTCAGAAATGGACGAGCTGGGACGAAGTGATGAAGTAGTGGAGATGGTGCAGGAATACGCGAAACGATACGATAAATTTTTGCTGAAAACCCCAGCAGTTGGCCACAACACAGACGCGCATCCCTTGCCATTAGGACAAATACTTGAATTCTAA
- the fucO gene encoding lactaldehyde reductase, which translates to MVNRMILNQTSYFGAGAIGKITDEVRKSAFQKAFIVTDKALVEHGIVQKVTALLDAGQLPYVVFDGSIPNPTIAVVKTGLVAFQQSGADYIIAIGGGSPIDTAKAIGIIATNPTFSDVRSLEGEANTTKPSVPIFAVPTTSGTAAEVTINYVITDEERQRKFVCVDPHDIPLVAFVDSDMMMSMPKSLCAATGMDALTHAIEGYITNAAWELTDMLHLKAIKIIAGSLRSSVNGDAAGREKMALGQYIAGMGFSNVGLGLVHGMAHPLGAWYDTPHGVANAIILPTVMEYNAAHTGEKYRDIAQAMGVVGTESMSLDEARKAAVRAVSDLSKDVGIPSSLSEVGVKEQDLESLAKDALADVCTGGNPRPTNTEEILALYKKLLY; encoded by the coding sequence GCGCTGGTGCGATAGGGAAAATCACGGATGAGGTCCGAAAATCGGCTTTTCAAAAAGCATTTATCGTGACGGATAAGGCTTTGGTTGAGCATGGAATTGTGCAAAAAGTGACGGCGTTATTGGATGCGGGGCAGTTGCCTTATGTGGTTTTTGATGGCTCGATTCCAAATCCGACGATCGCGGTTGTGAAGACTGGGCTCGTTGCGTTTCAACAGTCAGGCGCGGATTATATCATCGCGATTGGCGGTGGCTCCCCGATTGATACGGCAAAAGCGATTGGGATTATTGCGACGAATCCAACATTTAGCGATGTGCGGAGCCTAGAGGGTGAGGCAAATACGACGAAACCTAGCGTTCCAATTTTTGCAGTGCCTACGACTTCGGGAACGGCGGCGGAAGTGACGATAAACTATGTGATCACGGATGAGGAGCGGCAACGCAAATTTGTTTGTGTGGACCCGCACGATATTCCGCTGGTGGCATTTGTGGATAGCGATATGATGATGTCGATGCCAAAATCACTGTGTGCCGCAACGGGTATGGACGCTTTGACGCACGCTATCGAAGGCTATATCACGAACGCAGCTTGGGAACTCACCGATATGCTACACTTAAAAGCGATTAAAATCATCGCGGGATCGCTTCGTTCATCGGTAAATGGTGACGCAGCTGGACGCGAAAAAATGGCATTGGGGCAGTATATTGCAGGAATGGGATTCTCAAATGTTGGATTAGGTCTGGTGCATGGGATGGCGCATCCGCTCGGGGCCTGGTACGACACGCCTCATGGAGTTGCGAACGCGATTATCTTGCCAACCGTTATGGAGTATAATGCTGCACATACAGGCGAAAAATATCGCGATATCGCCCAAGCCATGGGTGTTGTTGGCACAGAATCCATGTCGCTTGATGAAGCACGAAAAGCAGCTGTTAGAGCGGTTTCTGATCTTTCCAAAGACGTCGGAATCCCGAGTTCATTAAGCGAAGTTGGCGTGAAAGAGCAAGATTTAGAGTCGCTTGCCAAAGATGCCCTAGCCGATGTGTGTACTGGCGGGAATCCAAGGCCAACAAATACGGAAGAAATTCTAGCGTTGTATAAGAAATTACTTTATTAA